One genomic region from Diabrotica undecimpunctata isolate CICGRU chromosome 9, icDiaUnde3, whole genome shotgun sequence encodes:
- the LOC140451061 gene encoding uncharacterized protein: MSSSDIAQLIRNRGSLKRKLTSLTNFVNKIIDGSLKPTLGDVNMRYKNNLELLSQFETIQQSIEEKCSDDQLEIHFNERDPFENHFYTAISYLEEYINSNSSPVINVTPQNVINHDPLQNFLLPKIKLPTFNGEYEQWLEFKTNFINTIDSNSSLSAGQKFNFLKAALEGYAKRTIEGFTDSQDYHAAWNMLCDKFDRKKFLVDTHLKSIFNLNSIHKGTFMQFRGLIDEVSKHLSYLEGMKLTKESLWDMTIIHVVYNKLDKVTQNKWKEYHTSVELPHLNEFLEFLKQRQDILQSQEEPHSSSMMTVKNHSGFQKPLQSRSQFHLSINQIQYYSRSYQSQNTQSNAYNNNNNQYNSRDTIQSVGAQNHPNNSDQVSHNSQAISHNSQAISVPNQQCLVTERNTQSNIILSTVTFKVKDQNNQLHQCRALLYSGAQSHLITEEFVKRLGLPLTNTELAIIGINQVVSTLRKKTSITIFSNKNSFQFQLSCYVTPFISTIPLQQFDISTISIPQNIELSDPTFNTPQKVDMIIGASLFWELLLDGNIKLGKHAPVLQNTKLGWVISGTVMNAISTSLCNFSQYFIPEDNQLRKFWELNEINEPMMLSKDDVQCEELFTKHTQRNENGHMTRVESDMVTEPTYFFPHHGIYKPSSLTTQLRVVFDGSSPSSSGWSLNELQYVGPKVQNNIFDILMLYVVSADVSKMYRQILIHDAHKPLQQILWRDNPADEFSIYQLKTVTYGCTSSLYLGIKCINRLAIDHCNTLPTASQTILNDFYVDDLVTGFNDLSELQARCKDISDIIKLAQLKSIAEEISILNSNKPLPMKHKVSNLTPFLDENYVLRVGGLLRLSGLDFNSKHPILISSNHPFTKSLFEHKHKVVLHAGPQLLLSSIRQYYWPIRGRDLARKTVRNCLTCFKFKPTFASCPMASLPEARTTPSLPFQHCGIDFAGPFLLNNKSGKGAKEIKGYVCVFVCFCTKAIHLELITNLTTDCFLSCLKRFIARRGIPNDIYSDNGSTFVGARNELKQFGQFLLKNNTYIHNYAIDHNINWHFIPPYAPNFGGLWEAAVKSMKHHLKRVLLDKKLIYEDFNSLLIQIEGVLNSRPMFALSNDPSDLSPLTPSHFLTGRPITTIPDTDLSTIPIGRLSNYKTIRHMYQQFWNRYVKEYVSQLQQQYKWKECSSHLKIGTLVLIRSYQQPPCRWPLGRIINLHSGKDKLSRVAEVKTNNKTVIRSVRHLCPLPMQQESVSDSIDT; this comes from the exons atgtcgAGCTCAGATATTgcacaattaataagaaatagAGGTTCTCTTAAACGTAAATTAACTTCATTaacaaattttgtaaataaaataattgatggtTCACTTAAACCGACATTAGGCGATGTAAATATGCGATACAAAAATAATCTTGAATTATTAAGTCAATTTGAAACTATTCAGCAATCTATCGAGGAGAAATGTTCGGACGATCAATTAGAAATTCATTTTAATGAACGTGATCCATTTGAAAATCATTTTTATACAGCAATTTCATATTTAGAGGAATACATAAACAGCAATTCTTCTCCGGTAATAAATGTCACACCTCAAAATGTAATTAATCACGATCCActtcaaaattttcttttgcCTAAAATCAAGCTTCCTACATTTAATGGTGAATATGAGCAGTGGCTCGAATTCAAAACCAATTTTATAAACACTATCGATTCAAATTCATCATTAAGTGCaggtcaaaagtttaactttttaaaagctgCGTTGGAAGGTTATGCCAAACGAACAATAGAGGGTTTTACTGATTCCCAAGACTATCATGCTGCATGGAATATGCTTTGTGACAAATTTGATCGAAAAAAGTTTCTAGTAGACACCCACTTAAAATCTATTTTCAATTTAAATTCGATACATAAAGGCACATTCATGCAATTCAGAGGGTTAATCGATGAAGTTTCAAAGCATTTATCATATTTAGAAGGAATGAAGCTCACTAAAGAGTCTCTATGGGATATGACAATTATTCATGTTGTGTACAATAAATTAGACAAAGTAACTCAAAATAAGTGGAAAGAATACCACACTTCCGTAGAATTGCCTCACTTAAATGAATTTCTTGAATTCCTTAAACAGAGACAAGACATATTACAATCTCAAGAAGAGCCTCATTCCTCCTCAATGATGACCGTCAAAAATCACTCTGGGTTTCAGAAACCTCTACAATCTCGATCACAATTTCatttatcaataaatcaaattcagt ATTATTCTCGTTCATATCAAAGTCAAAACACACAGTCAAATGCATACAACAACAACAATAATCAATACAATTCACGAGACACAATTCAATCAGTAGGTGCTCAGAATCATCCAAATAATAGTGACCAGGTGTCACACAATTCACAAGCAATTTCTCACAATAGTCAAGCAATTTCAGTCCCAAATCAACAATGCTTAGTTACAGAAAGAAATACACAATCTAATATAATTCTGTCGACAGTAACATTCAAAGTTAAAGACCAAAACAATCAATTGCATCAATGTAGAGCTCTGCTCTATTCAGGAGCTCAATCCCATTTGATTACCGAAGAGTTTGTCAAACGGTTAGGGTTACCATTAACCAATACCGAATTAGCTATTATTGGTATTAACCAAGTGGTTTCTACTTTAAGAAAGAAAACTTCAATTACAATTTTCTCAAACAAAAATAGTTTCCAATTTCAATTATCTTGTTATGTAACACCATTCATTTCAACTATTCCGTTACAACAATTTGATATCTCTACAATTTCCATTCCTCAAAATATCGAATTGTCTGATCCTACTTTCAATACTCCTCAGAAAGTTGACATGATCATAGGTGCCAGTTTGTTCTGGGAACTGCTATTAGATGGTAATATTAAATTAGGAAAACATGCACCAGTGCTTCAAAATACCAAACTTGGGTGGGTAATATCTGGTACTGTAATGAATGCGATATCAACGTCGTTATGCAATTTTTCACAATACTTTATACCAGAAGACAATCAGTTACGTAAATTCTGGGAACTCAATGAGATAAATGAACCTATGATGTTATCAAAAGATGACGTCCAGTGTGAGGAACTATTTACCAAACACACTCAAAGAAATGAAAACG GTCACATGACCAGGGTAGAAAGTGACATGGTCACTGAACCAACTTATTTTTTTCCCCACCATGGCATATACAAGCCTAGTAGTCTGACTACTCAACTTAGAGTGGTCTTCGATGGATCAAGTCCAAGTAGTTCTGGATGGTCTCTCAATGAGTTACAATATGTTGGACCAAAGGTGCAAAATAACATATTTGACATTTTAATGTTGTATGTTGTGTCTGCTGACGTTAGTAAAATGTATAGGCAGATCCTTATACATGATGCGCACAAGCCCCTTCAACAGATCCTGTGGAGGGACAACCCAGCAGATGAATTTTcaatttatcaattaaaaaccGTTACGTACGGTTGTACTAGTTCGCTATACTTAGGAATAAAATGCATAAATCGATTAGCAATTGATCACTGTAATACATTACCGACAGCTTCACAGACAATTCTTAATGATTTCTATGTTGATGACCTAGTAACGGGTTTCAATGACCTTTCAGAATTACAAGCCCGATGTAAAGATATTTCAGACATAATAAAACTTGCACAATTGAAATCAATCGCAGAGGAAATATCTATTTTAAATTCCAATAAACCATTACCAATGAAACATAAAGTTTCAAATCTTACTCCATTTTTAGATGAAAATTATGTATTACGAGTAGGCGGTCTACTTAGATTATCTGGATTAGACTTTAACTCTAAACaccctatattaatttcatctaatCATCCTTTCACTAAGTCGCTATTTGAGCATAAACATAAAGTCGTATTACATGCAGGTCCTCAACTCCTTCTCTCATCAATTCGACAATATTATTGGCCAATTCGGGGGAGAGACCTTGCAAGAAAAACAGTAAGAAATTGTCttacttgttttaaatttaaacctacatttGCCAGTTGTCCAATGGCCAGTTTGCCCGAAGCTCGCACAACCCCATCACTGCCATTTCAGCACTGTGGCATAGATTTTGCAGGACCATTTTTACTAAACAATAAATCGGGTAAGGGAGCCAAAGAAATAAAAGGTTACGTTTGTGTTTTTGTATGCTTTTGTACCAAAGCAATTCATCTTGAACTCATTACAAATCTCACAACAGACTGTTTCCTATCCTGCTTGAAGCGTTTCATAGCTCGACGAGGTATCCCCAATGACATTTATTCAGATAATGGATCCACTTTCGTTGGAGCTCGCAATGAACTTAAACAATTTGgtcaatttcttttaaaaaataatacttatattCACAATTACGCTATTGATCATAATATAAATTGGCATTTCATTCCACCGTATGCGCCTAATTTTGGCGGTCTTTGGGAGGCGGCAGTTAAAAGCATGAAACACCATTTAAAGAGGGTGTTACTCGACAAAAAACTTATCTACGAAGATTTTAATTCTCTGCTAATTCAGATCGAGGGAGTCTTAAATTCTAGACCTATGTTTGCACTCTCTAATGACCCAAGTGACCTATCGCCACTTACTCCATCCCATTTCCTGACTGGCCGTCCTATTACAACCATTCCCGACACTGACTTAAGCACAATCCCAATAGGCAGGCTCTCCAACTACAAAACGATTCGTCATATGTATCAACAATTTTGGAATCGTTATGTGAAAGAATACGTTTCGCAACTGCAACAGCAATACAAATGGAAAGAATGTTCGTCCCATTTGAAGATTGGAACTTTAGTGTTAATTCGCAGTTATCAACAACCACCATGTAGATGGCCTTTGGGACGTATTATTAACTTGCATTCCGGTAAAGATAAACTTTCAAGAGTGgcagaggtaaaaacaaacaataagacAGTTATTCGCTCTGTTCGTCATTTGTGTCCGTTACCAATGCAGCAAGAGAGTGTTAGTGATAGTATTGATACATAa